AGTTTTCGTGCCATACTCTGTGATATTTGCTCCATCAGATTGAATCGCCGTAAGGTCGGACAGCCCTTCTGCTGTGCGACAGACTGGATTGCCGATAACAGCGATACCCTTGATGATTGTATCTGCGCCGTAGGCATTGATTAACGAAACTGTATCTACGGTCTGCAAAATGGTCTGCCCCTCCGCATCAGCGATGTACTCTCCATCCTCTCCTGCCAACATGGTGGTTTCCGTAGTGGCAATCGGTAGGAGCACCACCTGCTCCTTGGGGGCAATCTCTGTATCAGACAGAATGAGATTGGAAATCGCGCCATAAGCACTATCAGCGTAGACCACCAATGTTTTGGATTTGCCAAATTTGATATCATAGTCAAACTTTTCCACGGACTGACCGTTGGCATAGATTTGCACATAACCGTCAGTGCCAGTCTTAACATGAAACCAAATGTTATTGATGGCATTCAGCTTGAGGTTCAGTCTCTCCGGCTCGGATAAATAAGCCTCTGTACCACCGGATGAATTACCGCTATAATACCGCAAAAAGTACATGACATTATCTCTCTTAACGAATCCCATGCCGTCCAACGCATAGCCATTGGTTTCGAGCATGGCAATTTTTATCCAAAAGTCGTTACGGTCTTTGGGAATGTACACATCGAATTTGCCGTAAAGTTCTGCCGGTGTTTCAGAAAGCACCAGCCCTTTTTTATCTGTTGGCTGATAAAACATCACCCCTGTCTTGCTTTTGACTGTATCCGCTATGGTCGTACCACCTGCCACATCGAGAAACTCTGCATAGCCCGGATTGATGTATTTGAAGCTCATACCGCCACCACCAGTCCTTCTGCCTGTATGTCTACGGACGTGTCGTTCTGGGGCTTTTCTTCCTTGCTGCTGATTGCCTTGACCCAGAAGATGGTGTTCTTGTCCGTCACTCCGTCCAGAGTGAGCGTTTCCTGCCAGCTGGCTTTCTTCAAGGCCGCATTCTCGTCAGCATAGTTGTTGTCGGCAGCTGCCTGCCATTTTGCAGAGCCGTCACCAACAAACTTGATGGCGGTGCTCCCCTCAATGTAATAACCACTGTCACAGCGGACAGCGCATTTCACGGCTTTCTGTTCCTCCTTGCTGGCATCCAGCGTGACGGAGATGGGGGAAAGCTCCGTGCCGGAACTGGCTTCTGTGCCATCCGTAGAGCCTGCCGTGGGATTGCCATAATAGATGTGAAGCTGATTTGCCATAGTCATAACCTCCAAAATTCTAATGTCGCTTTTACTGCCTTGGGAAAGCGGGATACATATTGATAGGACTTCACCACTACTCGCATAGACGGCCAGACGTTGCCGCCTTCATCTGTAATCTGCACCAATTGCCGGCTGTTCCAGTAACCGCAAACAACTTCCCAGTTCACAATCGTCATGGTGACATTGCAGGAAACCTTATCCCCGGCTTCAATATGACCGAAATCCTGCACGGCCACACCACCGATGATTTCCACTTGTTGCTGACGGTCATCCGGGATTATCTGCCAGTTGTCTACATCCAGTGTCCTGACCTCACCAATTTGAATATGTATTGTCTCCACCTCCCAAGGCATTTTCTACGGCAGGCCTTATGCGGTCGGCCACACTGTCCGCAAGATATCTAATGCCGTCATTATCCTGGGTGACGGCGTTTTCGATATTCACATTGACCTCCAAATGCGGCGCAGCCGTGACAGCTTGCTGGGGAGCCGGCCCAGTCTCATTCTGAAGGGCAGGCGATGAACTGAGCTTGTCCATCTGTTCTCGCATGCCGTGCATTTCCGTCTGCATATTGCCCATAACCTCATCGTATGAATAATCCTTACCTCCCATGCTCATTTTGAAACTCTGACGCATCTGCTCCTGCTCGGCGGCAATCACCGCAGGGTCACGGAAGTTAGGCAGCAAATTTTCCATCATCACCTTCCGTGCCTGCTGAAAACCGGATAACTGTTCCGGCGTCATTTGCAAATCTTCCATGGTGAAGCCATGCGCCTGTTTGTAGTACTCGGCTAGACCGCGCTGACCGCCTTCCAGATACGCCTTAAATTCCTCTTTCTGCGCCTGCAGTACCTGTAGTGCCGCATTCCTTTTGGCGTCAAGTTTTTCTTTTTCAGCCCATTGCGTCGCCTTGACTTCATCCAGCCCTTTTTGAATCCAAGCCTGTTTCTCACGTTCGATATCATCAAGGCGGTTTTGTAGCTCCGTCTTCCAGACAGAGTCGATTTTTGATGCAATTTCATTTTCCCACTGCTCCCTGATTTTAGCTTTGCTGGCCTCTGCCCAGCTTGCAGCACTGACCTCATCCAAGCCTTTCTGCCGATAGGCCTGCGCTTCTCTGTCAATATTAGCCAGCTGATTTTGTAAATCCGTACGGTAAACGGCCTGAGTGCTATCTACCACGTTCCGCTGAAAATCTTCGTAAACCTTGGCCTGCTTTGCCAGCTTGTACTCGTCCAGCAACTTGGTATCTGCGCCTTTGGCCTGAAGTTGTTCCACCTCTTTGTTGATGGTATGGAGAGAGTTTTCCAGTTCGTTATGGGTAAGTTCATATAGGGAATCCGTCAGCTGGGCATTGGCCTTTGCGGCTTCTTCCGTAGCCTTGGCAGCCTGCTTTTCGGCAGCCGCACGTGAAAGGCTGGCCTTTGTATTCTTCTCCTGCGCCTCGCGATTTTTCTCCGCTTCAGCCGCCGCCTTTTTCTCGGCTTCGGCCTTTTCCTTTAGAGCCTTTTGCTCCTCCAGATATGCCTTGTACTCATCCCCATACATTTTGTCGAGGATTGCACCGCCAACCACAGGAATGCCAATAAGCGGTGCTGCCGCCGTGTGATTTTCAATCAGCCACTTGTTGGCCTTGGCGTGTTCCACCACTTTATTGAACTGCTCACCCACGAAAACAAGACCTTCAGCCACGGTCTTTAATGCCCAGCCCCAGCCAGAGATTGCCTCCTTGATGGTATCCTTGTTCTCTTGAATCTCAGTCACCAGCCCCTTGAAACCCTCGGTGACTTCCGGCAGGAGTTCTGCGGATAGTGGTAATAGGGCTGTTCCTATGGCAGACTTTAACTGCCCCATCTCCATTTCCATGGCTTTCCATTGGAGCCACGTTTTATGACTTTCCTCCGGATTGAGCAGACCGGTGGTTTTGACGTTGCCCGCCACTTCCATCAGCTCATCGTACTGTTCAAGGAGCGGAATGAGTGCCGCACCACGGGCACCAAGGACTTCTGCGGTATAGGCTTCTTCCTGCCCCGCCTCCATGGCGTTTTTATACCCCTTGGCTAACTGGTCGAGCTGTTCATTGAGCGGCAGAAGGTTGCCAGCCTGGTCTAACAGGGTTATGCCAAACCGCGCCATAGCCTGAGTAGTGGCATTGCCATTTTCCCCGGCAGTCTCCATCTGCTTATCCAGGCGGGCAATCAGCGGGACAATGGACATTACATCCATACCTGCCAACTGGAATGTACGGTTCAGTTTGCCAGCCTCGGTAGCTGTGGTATGAAGGCGTTTTGTCAGCCGATAGAGATTTTCCCCGGACTCCATGGCTCCCTTGGTCAGATTGAACAAGCCTGCCCCTGTCGAGAAGATGGCCATAACGGCTGCCGCTTTGACAGACAGCATAGTAAAGCCCCCAGCCAAGCTGTCCACACCGCTTTTTGCTTTGCTAAGGCCAGCCGCCATAGCTGTGCCAAAAGTTCCTGCCTTGCCGGAAGTCTGTGTTATGGCACCACCCAGCTTGTTCATCTCGGCATTGAGTTTGCGGACTTCAGCCTCAGTCTGCGCGACAATTTTCTGCTGCTTTAGCAGATTGGTCTGAGCCCGTTGGGCAACCTCGCTGTCATTGCCATTGGTCTTTTGGGCATCTTTTAGAACGGTTGCGAGGATTTCTTCCTTCTGCCGCTGTATATCCAACTGACGATTGATGGCTTCATGCTTGACCTTCAACCTGTCCAACTCCGAGCCAACGCCCTCAAGTTTGGCAAGGTCAACGTCCATCTTCAACTTTATTTGATTAGTTCTGGTATTCAGCCGCGATACTGCCTGGGATACCGTCTTGCCTGCCGTATCAAAATCCAGCTGGAGCCGGGCAATGTCCAGACCAAGGCTGATATATAGTTCATCTATCTTCTGCCCACGCTTTGCCATTTGCCCACCTCCTACAGGACATCGTCAATGTATTTCTGATGGCGGCTGTCATCCGTCAGACTGAGGACGGTCAGCTGATCAAGCAAAAAATCTATATCATGCTCATCCACCTCCTGCATTGTCCAGCCGTAGGACTGCTGCAGCCGTTCGTAATACAGCAATAAATTCTGGTACGGAGACAGGCTCACTTCCCTGTCTCCGTTTCCCCGTTTGGGAGATTTACCAGCTTGGCAAAGGTCTGAGCCTGCAGCCATTCGAAAAGCTGCCGTGCCAACGGCACCACATCGGCGATTTCCATATTCTCCTCCACGGATTCTGTGGTAACCTCCGGCTGATTGAAGGCCAAAACAATAAGGGCAACATGAGCCGAGAGGAATTCCTCCACGGTCATCTTGCCCTTGTCCTTATCGAAAAATGCCAGGAACTCCCGCCATACCTTCATCTTAGGTGGAGCTGGCTGGATGATTTTGCCGTTGATTTTGATTTTTGGTGTATCCATCTAAATTTATCCTCCAAAATCAGTTTTCAAAATTTTTGTCCTCGTTATATAATGAATAGTAATTTCCTATACGCGGAGGACTCTTTATGCATCTTTTTTATGTTTTCATCGGTGGTGGACTTGGGGCTATTTGCCGCTACCTTGCCACATCCGTAATTGGCAGCCGTTTTGGTATTATGTTTCCTTTCGGCACACTGTTTGTTAATACCGTTGGCAGTTTTCTCATGGCACTTATTTTGGGATTTTTATTACCCTTGGCCAGAACCACCAACATGATGCCAGAATCGTTACGTCTACTTTTGACCGTTGGCTTTCTTGGTGGATTTACAACTTTTTCCTCGTTCAGCATGGAAACTTTGACACTAATGCGAGGAGGCAGTTATTTTCTCGCCATAATTAACGTTACCGCCAATATTGTGCTCGGCTTTTGTGCGGCTGTAATAGGCTATAAACTTTCTTCATCACTATGCTAATATCAAACCGTGGTATACCAGTTACTTGCAATTTCTGCATCCAGCCCGGCACTTTCGGTATCGGCATAGGTGTAAGAATTGCCGTCTGACAATCTGTAGATGGCCTTAGCAGTCAAGGTCGGCGTCTGATAGGAAATGCTTTCTTCCTTGGTGGAGCCTTTAACCGAGGGTTCTTGGAACATAACTTTGAAAAATTTTGTCAGCCGCTTGCTGCCGTTCCGTTTGTCGCTCTGAAACATCACGGCAAAATACGGAGCCACATCATCTTTATTGGCAACCATCACGCCGTTCTCACATTTATGTCCCAAGAGGTAAGCCACATACTCCAAGGGCAAAGCCGCTGTGTCGAAGGTCAGTTCATAGGATGCCGTGTTGGTGGCGGTGTCTATGGACTGGCCATCTGCATAGAGGTCGGCACTGCTGTTGGAGGGCTTGATGTCGATGCTCCGCAGTACCTTGCCCAAGTCGATGGGGGTATCATAGGTTGCTTCACTTCCGACTTCATCCGTCAGCAGCTTTGCCACATGCAGCCGCTGTATATTGATAAACTGTCCGCTGACCATTCTGCTGGCCGGTTTCATTTCTGCCATTATTCATCCACTCCTATTCCAATTACATAATCCACGCAGAACACAAATACATCGCGCTCTGCCATTTCCAAGGACTGACGGCGCATAAAGCCCAGTCCCTTCATGATTTTATTTACCACATCATGAATATGCTCATATTGTCCGTCCTTAGTGAGAATCTGCAGCCGCACGGTTACGCGCCGTTCCATCTCGAAACCGTCTGCCGTGAGAGCCGGAACATCCGATATGATGTTGTACACAATGATTGGGTAGCTGCCAGCATTGGGGCTGATGCCGGGATAAATGCACCGACACCGCCTGTCTCTTGCCAGCAATGATGTCAGTTCCCTTGACGTACTCAGGGTCTTATACACTTTTTCCTTGATATTCATTTCCTGCGAAGTGCCTCCCTTACCGCATCGATTATCTTATTCCTGACCTCATCCCGTCTGGCATCCATGGCAGGATACATAAAGGGCTTGTTGATTGCTGGGCTGAATTCCACCAGCTTGCCGTAAAAAATGCCATCGTGGGATGTAGCGTCAGCAATGATTTTGTACTTGGCACCGCCTTTTTGTTTGACGGTATGGATAGAATCGCGCAAAGCACCTTTGACCACACGGTGGTCATTGCCCTTATAGACAGGGCAGCGGTTCCTTGCCTCCTGCATGACAATTTCCGCTCCATCTGCCAAGGCATCCTTGGCGGCCTTGGTGGCATTCTCCCCCAGTTCTCTCAGAATTTTCTCTGCGGATTGGTAACTTTTAGCCATCTTCCACCAGCTCCTTTGCCTCCATGACGAGATACTTGCGACCACCGTCCAAAGGGTAAGGTGGGGCTGACATTATTAGCCTCCTGTCACGCCACTCAATTATGTCCGTAACCTCAATGTCCTCACGATAGCGAATTACTATCCGGTATGACACCTCATCCACCTTCTCGGCATAGCCGTCTGAAATCTTGGCGGCATAGGGCAGAACCTTCGCCCAGACCGTAGCCACCTCCGTCTTGCCCTGCTCAATAAGGTTGCCGACAGCGTCTTCTTCAGCTATGGGGCGCAGGATTTTTATTCTCTGTCGCAACTCACTCAAATATACATACATCAGAAGCCCTCCCGGCGTATGCCCATCAGCAGGGAACGGAGCGTCATGGTGAGTTTTTTGTG
The Selenomonas ruminantium AC2024 DNA segment above includes these coding regions:
- a CDS encoding phosphoribosylformylglycinamidine cyclo-ligase, whose protein sequence is METIHIQIGEVRTLDVDNWQIIPDDRQQQVEIIGGVAVQDFGHIEAGDKVSCNVTMTIVNWEVVCGYWNSRQLVQITDEGGNVWPSMRVVVKSYQYVSRFPKAVKATLEFWRL
- the crcB gene encoding fluoride efflux transporter CrcB yields the protein MHLFYVFIGGGLGAICRYLATSVIGSRFGIMFPFGTLFVNTVGSFLMALILGFLLPLARTTNMMPESLRLLLTVGFLGGFTTFSSFSMETLTLMRGGSYFLAIINVTANIVLGFCAAVIGYKLSSSLC
- a CDS encoding major tail protein, with the protein product MAEMKPASRMVSGQFINIQRLHVAKLLTDEVGSEATYDTPIDLGKVLRSIDIKPSNSSADLYADGQSIDTATNTASYELTFDTAALPLEYVAYLLGHKCENGVMVANKDDVAPYFAVMFQSDKRNGSKRLTKFFKVMFQEPSVKGSTKEESISYQTPTLTAKAIYRLSDGNSYTYADTESAGLDAEIASNWYTTV
- a CDS encoding DUF3168 domain-containing protein, whose amino-acid sequence is MNIKEKVYKTLSTSRELTSLLARDRRCRCIYPGISPNAGSYPIIVYNIISDVPALTADGFEMERRVTVRLQILTKDGQYEHIHDVVNKIMKGLGFMRRQSLEMAERDVFVFCVDYVIGIGVDE
- a CDS encoding HK97-gp10 family putative phage morphogenesis protein, with the translated sequence MAKSYQSAEKILRELGENATKAAKDALADGAEIVMQEARNRCPVYKGNDHRVVKGALRDSIHTVKQKGGAKYKIIADATSHDGIFYGKLVEFSPAINKPFMYPAMDARRDEVRNKIIDAVREALRRK
- a CDS encoding head-tail adaptor protein, with amino-acid sequence MYVYLSELRQRIKILRPIAEEDAVGNLIEQGKTEVATVWAKVLPYAAKISDGYAEKVDEVSYRIVIRYREDIEVTDIIEWRDRRLIMSAPPYPLDGGRKYLVMEAKELVEDG